One genomic segment of Brevibacillus laterosporus LMG 15441 includes these proteins:
- a CDS encoding YggT family protein — translation MYTLVAIINFAFQIYFYMVIAYVFMSWVPQMRETSIGQLLERLVEPYLSIFRRFIPPLGFIDLSPMVAMIALYFAREGLFSLLSRFL, via the coding sequence ATGTATACATTGGTTGCAATTATTAATTTTGCGTTTCAAATCTACTTTTACATGGTAATTGCCTATGTCTTTATGTCATGGGTGCCACAAATGAGGGAAACGTCTATTGGTCAATTGCTGGAACGATTGGTAGAGCCTTATCTATCTATTTTCCGCCGTTTCATTCCGCCGCTTGGCTTTATTGACCTATCCCCAATGGTTGCCATGATTGCATTGTATTTTGCTAGAGAGGGCCTTTTTTCTTTATTGAGTAGGTTCTTGTAA
- a CDS encoding YggS family pyridoxal phosphate-dependent enzyme — protein sequence MTRMVAKATVEQRLVDIEQKISAACKRSNRQREEVKVVAVTKYVDTPAIGEIIAAGLTHIGENRIQDALPKYEAYKDKAVWHYIGHLQTNKIKDVVGRFTYIHSLDRLSLAQEIEKRASKLGIVVSCFLQINISQEETKFGLHPDDVLAFVKEISNMEHISVDGLMTMAPQTEDPEEIRYVFRGLREWQQRLKECNLPRVTVQELSMGMSGDFEIAIEEGATFVRLGSVLVQPE from the coding sequence ATGACTAGAATGGTAGCAAAAGCTACAGTTGAACAGCGTTTGGTCGATATCGAACAGAAAATATCGGCAGCTTGTAAACGGTCAAATCGTCAGCGTGAAGAGGTAAAAGTCGTAGCTGTGACGAAATATGTAGATACACCCGCAATCGGGGAAATTATCGCCGCTGGGCTAACCCACATCGGGGAAAATCGGATTCAAGATGCCCTTCCAAAGTACGAAGCGTATAAAGACAAGGCGGTTTGGCACTATATCGGTCATTTACAAACAAACAAGATCAAAGATGTAGTGGGGCGTTTTACTTACATACATTCCCTAGACAGATTATCGTTGGCTCAAGAAATAGAAAAACGTGCTAGTAAGCTAGGAATCGTTGTTTCTTGCTTTTTACAAATAAATATTTCCCAAGAGGAAACAAAATTTGGTTTACATCCAGATGATGTCTTGGCTTTTGTCAAAGAAATTAGTAATATGGAACACATAAGCGTTGATGGATTAATGACCATGGCACCGCAAACAGAAGACCCCGAAGAGATTCGGTACGTGTTTCGGGGCTTGCGCGAATGGCAACAACGACTCAAAGAATGCAATTTACCTCGAGTGACTGTCCAAGAATTATCCATGGGCATGTCAGGAGATTTTGAGATCGCAATTGAAGAAGGAGCCACGTTTGTGCGGCTGGGCTCCGTACTCGTGCAACCGGAATAG
- the pgeF gene encoding peptidoglycan editing factor PgeF has product MEPFQLNNTTHTLHLKKWESAYPGLTAGFTTRWGIQNTDSPQVCNMGLHVGDDPNHVIKNRQQLADQQGFSFETWTCADQIHGNKVTKISAGQMGAGRDSLESVITNTDGLYTTEQGVFLTSFYADCVPLFFLDPIRNAIGLAHAGWKGTVSLIGREMIEAFRREYQSNPEDIYVAIGPSIGACCYEVDERVMQQARTAASSWEQAVQPSHKTSHYMLDLRRLNQVIVEEAGVPADHISTTHYCTSCRNDLFFSHRKDRGNTGRMASFIGWREQTT; this is encoded by the coding sequence ATGGAGCCATTTCAGTTAAACAATACGACTCACACTCTGCATCTAAAGAAATGGGAGTCTGCTTATCCTGGACTAACAGCAGGATTTACGACAAGGTGGGGGATACAGAATACGGATAGTCCACAAGTGTGTAATATGGGATTACATGTGGGAGATGATCCTAACCATGTCATTAAAAATCGCCAACAACTAGCTGATCAGCAGGGATTTTCGTTTGAAACATGGACCTGCGCTGATCAGATTCACGGTAATAAAGTAACCAAAATTTCTGCCGGCCAGATGGGAGCCGGCAGAGATAGTTTAGAGAGTGTCATTACAAATACAGATGGCTTATATACCACTGAGCAAGGGGTTTTCTTAACCTCCTTTTATGCGGATTGTGTCCCTCTCTTTTTTCTTGACCCAATCCGCAATGCGATAGGACTGGCTCATGCAGGATGGAAGGGTACGGTTTCCTTAATTGGACGGGAAATGATAGAGGCTTTTCGTCGGGAGTATCAATCGAACCCAGAGGATATCTATGTAGCAATTGGACCTAGTATCGGGGCCTGCTGCTATGAAGTGGACGAGCGCGTGATGCAGCAGGCTCGTACAGCGGCTTCTAGCTGGGAGCAAGCTGTACAGCCTAGTCACAAAACCAGTCATTACATGCTAGATTTACGCCGGTTAAATCAAGTAATAGTGGAAGAGGCGGGAGTTCCTGCCGATCATATTAGTACGACACATTATTGCACAAGTTGTCGCAACGATTTGTTTTTTTCGCATCGAAAGGATCGAGGGAACACAGGTAGAATGGCTTCATTTATTGGATGGAGGGAGCAAACAACATGA
- a CDS encoding cell division protein SepF — MGVMNKLMNFFGLENEEYVEEYVEEDREQEAPPKKNGQKSSAGSNVVSLHAARDREGIRLMLFEPRHYSDAQDIADSLRNRRPVVVNLQRVENDQAKRIIDFLSGTVYALNGDIQKVGEQIFVCTPDHVDIQGTISSVIVEE; from the coding sequence TTGGGTGTCATGAATAAACTTATGAATTTTTTTGGTCTGGAAAATGAAGAGTACGTAGAAGAATATGTGGAAGAAGATCGTGAACAGGAAGCTCCTCCTAAGAAAAATGGCCAGAAATCATCAGCGGGAAGCAATGTGGTGAGCCTGCATGCAGCCAGAGACCGGGAAGGTATTAGGCTCATGCTATTTGAACCGCGTCATTATAGCGATGCCCAGGATATCGCAGATAGCTTGCGAAATAGAAGACCTGTTGTAGTTAATTTACAACGTGTGGAGAACGATCAGGCAAAACGCATTATTGATTTCCTCAGTGGCACGGTCTATGCCTTGAATGGGGATATCCAAAAGGTAGGAGAACAAATTTTTGTTTGCACGCCTGATCATGTAGATATCCAGGGAACCATTTCAAGCGTAATAGTAGAAGAGTAA
- the sigG gene encoding RNA polymerase sporulation sigma factor SigG: protein MSRNKVEICGVDTSKLPVLNNKEMRELFERLQSGEHSAREKLVNGNLRLVLSVIQRFNNRGEYVDDLFQVGCIGLMKAIDNFDLGQNVKFSTYAVPMIIGEIRRYLRDNNPIRVSRSLRDIAYKALQVRDSLTNKHSREPTIVEISNALNVSKEDVVFALDAIQDPVSLFEPIYQDGGDPIFVMDQISDEKNKDIFWVEEIALREGMQRLGDREKMILSMRFYEGKTQMEVAEEIGISQAQVSRLEKAAISHMQKHVQS from the coding sequence GTGTCGCGCAACAAGGTTGAGATTTGTGGAGTAGACACTTCAAAGCTTCCGGTACTAAACAACAAAGAAATGCGGGAGCTCTTTGAACGATTACAGAGCGGTGAGCACTCTGCCAGAGAAAAGTTGGTGAATGGGAACCTACGTCTGGTGTTAAGTGTTATTCAACGGTTTAATAATCGGGGAGAATATGTAGACGATCTGTTTCAGGTGGGATGTATCGGTTTGATGAAGGCGATTGACAACTTTGATCTTGGGCAGAACGTTAAATTTTCGACATATGCTGTTCCAATGATTATAGGAGAAATCAGACGATACCTGCGCGATAACAATCCAATTCGCGTATCGCGTTCCCTGCGAGATATTGCTTATAAAGCGTTGCAAGTACGCGACAGTTTGACGAATAAGCACTCTCGCGAACCCACCATCGTGGAAATTTCTAATGCCTTAAATGTATCGAAAGAGGATGTCGTGTTTGCTCTCGATGCCATTCAGGACCCCGTTTCTTTATTTGAACCGATCTATCAGGACGGAGGAGATCCTATCTTTGTAATGGATCAGATCAGCGATGAAAAAAACAAGGATATCTTCTGGGTTGAAGAGATTGCTCTTCGGGAAGGTATGCAACGTTTAGGGGATCGAGAAAAAATGATTTTGTCCATGCGCTTCTATGAAGGAAAAACCCAGATGGAGGTAGCAGAGGAAATTGGGATATCGCAAGCACAGGTCTCAAGATTGGAAAAAGCGGCGATTTCCCATATGCAAAAGCATGTTCAATCCTAG
- a CDS encoding YlmC/YmxH family sporulation protein codes for MVKISEFQIKEVVNIIDGKRLGQISDLEIDLKAGRVEAIVVPGEGRFFGLFSGSNEYVIPWRNIVKIGKDVVLVRVEEPLKLESKHADEELS; via the coding sequence ATGGTGAAAATTTCAGAATTTCAAATCAAGGAAGTCGTTAACATTATAGATGGGAAGCGGTTAGGGCAAATTTCTGATTTAGAAATCGATTTAAAGGCAGGGCGCGTCGAGGCGATTGTCGTTCCGGGTGAAGGCCGTTTCTTCGGATTGTTTTCAGGCTCAAATGAGTATGTTATTCCTTGGCGAAATATTGTTAAGATTGGGAAGGATGTTGTACTGGTTCGAGTAGAGGAACCCCTTAAACTGGAGTCCAAGCATGCTGATGAGGAGCTTTCCTAA
- a CDS encoding RNA-binding protein: protein MSIYHHFKKEEYPFVERALEMLRLVDERQIIRLTDFLDPRQLFILQSLTSQVQDVRVSASGGYDGAERVRALLHPSYIVPEDVDFGLRLFEIKGNQRFIAWEHRDVMGALLHVGIKREKFGDILVSEHSCQTVVAEEIADFVRMQVASIHRIPVSLQEISFAELTVPEKKGTNKTFTVMSARLDAIIGEVCKLSRAKALLPIRAGKCKVNHKIVEDPSHSIAQGDMISLGGFGRFEITEVTGPTKSGRLRLTAFIFS, encoded by the coding sequence ATGAGTATTTACCATCACTTTAAAAAAGAAGAATATCCATTCGTAGAACGGGCGCTGGAAATGCTAAGGCTAGTGGATGAGCGGCAAATCATACGCTTGACGGATTTCCTTGATCCACGCCAGCTTTTTATTCTACAAAGTCTTACTTCACAAGTACAGGACGTCAGAGTATCGGCATCCGGGGGATACGATGGTGCAGAGAGGGTACGTGCCCTGTTGCATCCTTCCTATATCGTACCTGAGGATGTCGATTTTGGCTTGCGCTTGTTCGAAATTAAGGGTAACCAACGTTTTATTGCATGGGAGCATCGGGATGTCATGGGAGCATTGCTGCATGTAGGCATAAAACGTGAAAAGTTCGGTGATATCTTGGTTAGCGAACATTCGTGTCAAACAGTGGTAGCCGAAGAAATAGCAGATTTTGTGCGAATGCAGGTTGCTTCTATCCATAGGATTCCCGTTAGCTTGCAAGAGATATCTTTTGCTGAACTTACCGTACCTGAGAAAAAAGGAACAAATAAAACCTTTACCGTAATGTCCGCTAGACTTGATGCTATCATTGGAGAGGTATGTAAGCTTTCGAGAGCGAAGGCGTTGCTCCCCATTCGTGCTGGAAAATGCAAAGTCAATCATAAAATCGTCGAAGACCCCTCGCATAGTATTGCTCAAGGTGATATGATTTCGCTTGGTGGCTTTGGTCGATTTGAAATTACAGAGGTAACCGGGCCAACTAAGAGTGGTCGTTTACGTCTGACAGCTTTTATTTTTTCATGA